One genomic segment of Macaca fascicularis isolate 582-1 chromosome 19, T2T-MFA8v1.1 includes these proteins:
- the ALKBH6 gene encoding alpha-ketoglutarate-dependent dioxygenase alkB homolog 6 isoform X4, whose product MAGRGMGMLNLEIGGDAGGRIRCKELVVMEEQDARVPALEPFRVEQAPPVIYYVPDFISKEEEEYLLRQVFNAPKPKWTQLSGRKLQNWAPSAWAPTLCWTSTSRGGRRMMTLQKSLCWGLADPRSLPTSRPPPDFLSPADPQPTLQPRPPPRPTTSLLLEPRSLLVLRGPAYTRLLHGIAAAREDALDAASLPPNAAACPSARPGACLVRGTRVSLTIRRVPRVLRAGLLLGK is encoded by the exons ATGGCTGGGAGGGGGATGGGGATGTTGAATTTGGAAATTGGAGGGGACGCTGGTGGACG GATTAGGTGCAAGGAGTTGGTGGTGATGGAGGAGCAGGACGCCAGAGTCCCGGCCCTGGAACCATTCAGAGTGGAGCAG GCACCACCTGTAATCTACTATGTCCCAGACTTCATCTCCAAAGAAGAGGAGGAGTATTTGCTTCGACAG GTTTTTAATGCCCCAAAGCCAAAGTGGACCCAGCTCTCTGGGAGAAAGTTACAGAACTGGG CACCATCAGCCTGGGCTCCCACACTGTGCTGGACTTCTACGAGCCGCGGCGGCCGGAGGATGATGACCCTACAGAAGAG CCTTTGCTGGGGACTCGCTGACCCCCGGAGCCTGCCGACCTCTCGCCCACCCCCCGACTTCTTGAGCCCCGCTGACCCTCAACCCAccctgcagcctcggcctccgcCCCGGCCCACCACCTCGCTACTGCTGGAACCGCGCAGCCTGCTGGTGCTCCGCGGCCCCGCCTACACGCGCCTCCTCCACGGCAtcgccgccgcccgcgaagacGCGCTGGACGCCGCCTCCCTGCCGCCCAACGCGGCCGCCTGCCCGTCGGCGCGGCCCGGAGCCTGCCTGGTGCGCGGCACCCGGGTCTCGCTGACCATCCGCCGCGTGCCCCGCGTGCTGCGCGCCGGCCTTCTGTTGGGCAAGTGA
- the ALKBH6 gene encoding alpha-ketoglutarate-dependent dioxygenase alkB homolog 6 isoform X3, with protein sequence MEEQDARVPALEPFRVEQAPPVIYYVPDFISKEEEEYLLRQVFNAPKPKWTQLSGRKLQNWGGLPHPRGMVPERLPPWLQRYVDKVSDLSLFGGLPANHVLVNQYLPGEGIMPHEDGPLYYPTVSTISLGSHTVLDFYEPRRPEDDDPTEEPRPPPRPTTSLLLEPRSLLVLRGPAYTRLLHGIAAAREDALDAASLPPNAAACPSARPGACLVRGTRVSLTIRRVPRVLRAGLLLGK encoded by the exons ATGGAGGAGCAGGACGCCAGAGTCCCGGCCCTGGAACCATTCAGAGTGGAGCAG GCACCACCTGTAATCTACTATGTCCCAGACTTCATCTCCAAAGAAGAGGAGGAGTATTTGCTTCGACAG GTTTTTAATGCCCCAAAGCCAAAGTGGACCCAGCTCTCTGGGAGAAAGTTACAGAACTGGG GTGGGCTTCCCCATCCCCGGGGGATGGTTCCTGAGCGGCTGCCCCCATGGCTCCAGCGCTACGTGGACAAAGTGTCTGACCTCAGCCTCTTTGGAGGCCTCCCAGCTAACCATGTCCTTGTGAACCAGTATCTGCCTGGGGAGGGCATCATG CCCCACGAGGACGGACCACTGTACTACCCAACTGTCAGCACCATCAGCCTGGGCTCCCACACTGTGCTGGACTTCTACGAGCCGCGGCGGCCGGAGGATGATGACCCTACAGAAGAG cctcggcctccgcCCCGGCCCACCACCTCGCTACTGCTGGAACCGCGCAGCCTGCTGGTGCTCCGCGGCCCCGCCTACACGCGCCTCCTCCACGGCAtcgccgccgcccgcgaagacGCGCTGGACGCCGCCTCCCTGCCGCCCAACGCGGCCGCCTGCCCGTCGGCGCGGCCCGGAGCCTGCCTGGTGCGCGGCACCCGGGTCTCGCTGACCATCCGCCGCGTGCCCCGCGTGCTGCGCGCCGGCCTTCTGTTGGGCAAGTGA
- the ALKBH6 gene encoding alpha-ketoglutarate-dependent dioxygenase alkB homolog 6 isoform X1, producing the protein MAGRGMGMLNLEIGGDAGGRIRCKELVVMEEQDARVPALEPFRVEQAPPVIYYVPDFISKEEEEYLLRQVFNAPKPKWTQLSGRKLQNWGGLPHPRGMVPERLPPWLQRYVDKVSDLSLFGGLPANHVLVNQYLPGEGIMPHEDGPLYYPTVSTISLGSHTVLDFYEPRRPEDDDPTEEPRPPPRPTTSLLLEPRSLLVLRGPAYTRLLHGIAAAREDALDAASLPPNAAACPSARPGACLVRGTRVSLTIRRVPRVLRAGLLLGK; encoded by the exons ATGGCTGGGAGGGGGATGGGGATGTTGAATTTGGAAATTGGAGGGGACGCTGGTGGACG GATTAGGTGCAAGGAGTTGGTGGTGATGGAGGAGCAGGACGCCAGAGTCCCGGCCCTGGAACCATTCAGAGTGGAGCAG GCACCACCTGTAATCTACTATGTCCCAGACTTCATCTCCAAAGAAGAGGAGGAGTATTTGCTTCGACAG GTTTTTAATGCCCCAAAGCCAAAGTGGACCCAGCTCTCTGGGAGAAAGTTACAGAACTGGG GTGGGCTTCCCCATCCCCGGGGGATGGTTCCTGAGCGGCTGCCCCCATGGCTCCAGCGCTACGTGGACAAAGTGTCTGACCTCAGCCTCTTTGGAGGCCTCCCAGCTAACCATGTCCTTGTGAACCAGTATCTGCCTGGGGAGGGCATCATG CCCCACGAGGACGGACCACTGTACTACCCAACTGTCAGCACCATCAGCCTGGGCTCCCACACTGTGCTGGACTTCTACGAGCCGCGGCGGCCGGAGGATGATGACCCTACAGAAGAG cctcggcctccgcCCCGGCCCACCACCTCGCTACTGCTGGAACCGCGCAGCCTGCTGGTGCTCCGCGGCCCCGCCTACACGCGCCTCCTCCACGGCAtcgccgccgcccgcgaagacGCGCTGGACGCCGCCTCCCTGCCGCCCAACGCGGCCGCCTGCCCGTCGGCGCGGCCCGGAGCCTGCCTGGTGCGCGGCACCCGGGTCTCGCTGACCATCCGCCGCGTGCCCCGCGTGCTGCGCGCCGGCCTTCTGTTGGGCAAGTGA
- the ALKBH6 gene encoding alpha-ketoglutarate-dependent dioxygenase alkB homolog 6 isoform X5 gives MAGRGMGMLNLEIGGDAGGRIRCKELVVMEEQDARVPALEPFRVEQAPPVIYYVPDFISKEEEEYLLRQVTSVPFWFLMPQSQSGPSSLGESYRTGPHEDGPLYYPTVSTISLGSHTVLDFYEPRRPEDDDPTEEPRPPPRPTTSLLLEPRSLLVLRGPAYTRLLHGIAAAREDALDAASLPPNAAACPSARPGACLVRGTRVSLTIRRVPRVLRAGLLLGK, from the exons ATGGCTGGGAGGGGGATGGGGATGTTGAATTTGGAAATTGGAGGGGACGCTGGTGGACG GATTAGGTGCAAGGAGTTGGTGGTGATGGAGGAGCAGGACGCCAGAGTCCCGGCCCTGGAACCATTCAGAGTGGAGCAG GCACCACCTGTAATCTACTATGTCCCAGACTTCATCTCCAAAGAAGAGGAGGAGTATTTGCTTCGACAGGTGACCTCAGTGCCCTTCTG GTTTTTAATGCCCCAAAGCCAAAGTGGACCCAGCTCTCTGGGAGAAAGTTACAGAACTGGG CCCCACGAGGACGGACCACTGTACTACCCAACTGTCAGCACCATCAGCCTGGGCTCCCACACTGTGCTGGACTTCTACGAGCCGCGGCGGCCGGAGGATGATGACCCTACAGAAGAG cctcggcctccgcCCCGGCCCACCACCTCGCTACTGCTGGAACCGCGCAGCCTGCTGGTGCTCCGCGGCCCCGCCTACACGCGCCTCCTCCACGGCAtcgccgccgcccgcgaagacGCGCTGGACGCCGCCTCCCTGCCGCCCAACGCGGCCGCCTGCCCGTCGGCGCGGCCCGGAGCCTGCCTGGTGCGCGGCACCCGGGTCTCGCTGACCATCCGCCGCGTGCCCCGCGTGCTGCGCGCCGGCCTTCTGTTGGGCAAGTGA
- the ALKBH6 gene encoding alpha-ketoglutarate-dependent dioxygenase alkB homolog 6 isoform X6, translating to MAGRGMGMLNLEIGGDAGGRIRCKELVVMEEQDARVPALEPFRVEQAPPVIYYVPDFISKEEEEYLLRQPHEDGPLYYPTVSTISLGSHTVLDFYEPRRPEDDDPTEEPRPPPRPTTSLLLEPRSLLVLRGPAYTRLLHGIAAAREDALDAASLPPNAAACPSARPGACLVRGTRVSLTIRRVPRVLRAGLLLGK from the exons ATGGCTGGGAGGGGGATGGGGATGTTGAATTTGGAAATTGGAGGGGACGCTGGTGGACG GATTAGGTGCAAGGAGTTGGTGGTGATGGAGGAGCAGGACGCCAGAGTCCCGGCCCTGGAACCATTCAGAGTGGAGCAG GCACCACCTGTAATCTACTATGTCCCAGACTTCATCTCCAAAGAAGAGGAGGAGTATTTGCTTCGACAG CCCCACGAGGACGGACCACTGTACTACCCAACTGTCAGCACCATCAGCCTGGGCTCCCACACTGTGCTGGACTTCTACGAGCCGCGGCGGCCGGAGGATGATGACCCTACAGAAGAG cctcggcctccgcCCCGGCCCACCACCTCGCTACTGCTGGAACCGCGCAGCCTGCTGGTGCTCCGCGGCCCCGCCTACACGCGCCTCCTCCACGGCAtcgccgccgcccgcgaagacGCGCTGGACGCCGCCTCCCTGCCGCCCAACGCGGCCGCCTGCCCGTCGGCGCGGCCCGGAGCCTGCCTGGTGCGCGGCACCCGGGTCTCGCTGACCATCCGCCGCGTGCCCCGCGTGCTGCGCGCCGGCCTTCTGTTGGGCAAGTGA
- the ALKBH6 gene encoding alpha-ketoglutarate-dependent dioxygenase alkB homolog 6 isoform X9, whose translation MSQTSSPKKRRSICFDRFLMPQSQSGPSSLGESYRTGPHEDGPLYYPTVSTISLGSHTVLDFYEPRRPEDDDPTEEPRPPPRPTTSLLLEPRSLLVLRGPAYTRLLHGIAAAREDALDAASLPPNAAACPSARPGACLVRGTRVSLTIRRVPRVLRAGLLLGK comes from the exons ATGTCCCAGACTTCATCTCCAAAGAAGAGGAGGAGTATTTGCTTCGACAG GTTTTTAATGCCCCAAAGCCAAAGTGGACCCAGCTCTCTGGGAGAAAGTTACAGAACTGGG CCCCACGAGGACGGACCACTGTACTACCCAACTGTCAGCACCATCAGCCTGGGCTCCCACACTGTGCTGGACTTCTACGAGCCGCGGCGGCCGGAGGATGATGACCCTACAGAAGAG cctcggcctccgcCCCGGCCCACCACCTCGCTACTGCTGGAACCGCGCAGCCTGCTGGTGCTCCGCGGCCCCGCCTACACGCGCCTCCTCCACGGCAtcgccgccgcccgcgaagacGCGCTGGACGCCGCCTCCCTGCCGCCCAACGCGGCCGCCTGCCCGTCGGCGCGGCCCGGAGCCTGCCTGGTGCGCGGCACCCGGGTCTCGCTGACCATCCGCCGCGTGCCCCGCGTGCTGCGCGCCGGCCTTCTGTTGGGCAAGTGA
- the ALKBH6 gene encoding alpha-ketoglutarate-dependent dioxygenase alkB homolog 6 isoform X2: MVPERLPPWLQRYVDKVSDLSLFGGLPANHVLVNQYLPGEGIMPHEDGPLYYPTVSTISLGSHTVLDFYEPRRPEDDDPTEEPRPPPRPTTSLLLEPRSLLVLRGPAYTRLLHGIAAAREDALDAASLPPNAAACPSARPGACLVRGTRVSLTIRRVPRVLRAGLLLGK, from the exons ATGGTTCCTGAGCGGCTGCCCCCATGGCTCCAGCGCTACGTGGACAAAGTGTCTGACCTCAGCCTCTTTGGAGGCCTCCCAGCTAACCATGTCCTTGTGAACCAGTATCTGCCTGGGGAGGGCATCATG CCCCACGAGGACGGACCACTGTACTACCCAACTGTCAGCACCATCAGCCTGGGCTCCCACACTGTGCTGGACTTCTACGAGCCGCGGCGGCCGGAGGATGATGACCCTACAGAAGAG cctcggcctccgcCCCGGCCCACCACCTCGCTACTGCTGGAACCGCGCAGCCTGCTGGTGCTCCGCGGCCCCGCCTACACGCGCCTCCTCCACGGCAtcgccgccgcccgcgaagacGCGCTGGACGCCGCCTCCCTGCCGCCCAACGCGGCCGCCTGCCCGTCGGCGCGGCCCGGAGCCTGCCTGGTGCGCGGCACCCGGGTCTCGCTGACCATCCGCCGCGTGCCCCGCGTGCTGCGCGCCGGCCTTCTGTTGGGCAAGTGA
- the ALKBH6 gene encoding alpha-ketoglutarate-dependent dioxygenase alkB homolog 6 isoform X11: MPQSQSGPSSLGESYRTGPHEDGPLYYPTVSTISLGSHTVLDFYEPRRPEDDDPTEEPRPPPRPTTSLLLEPRSLLVLRGPAYTRLLHGIAAAREDALDAASLPPNAAACPSARPGACLVRGTRVSLTIRRVPRVLRAGLLLGK; encoded by the exons ATGCCCCAAAGCCAAAGTGGACCCAGCTCTCTGGGAGAAAGTTACAGAACTGGG CCCCACGAGGACGGACCACTGTACTACCCAACTGTCAGCACCATCAGCCTGGGCTCCCACACTGTGCTGGACTTCTACGAGCCGCGGCGGCCGGAGGATGATGACCCTACAGAAGAG cctcggcctccgcCCCGGCCCACCACCTCGCTACTGCTGGAACCGCGCAGCCTGCTGGTGCTCCGCGGCCCCGCCTACACGCGCCTCCTCCACGGCAtcgccgccgcccgcgaagacGCGCTGGACGCCGCCTCCCTGCCGCCCAACGCGGCCGCCTGCCCGTCGGCGCGGCCCGGAGCCTGCCTGGTGCGCGGCACCCGGGTCTCGCTGACCATCCGCCGCGTGCCCCGCGTGCTGCGCGCCGGCCTTCTGTTGGGCAAGTGA
- the ALKBH6 gene encoding alpha-ketoglutarate-dependent dioxygenase alkB homolog 6 isoform X8 — MAGRGMGMLNLEIGGDAGGRIRCKELVVMEEQDARVPALEPFRVEQAPPVIYYVPDFISKEEEEYLLRQVFNAPKPKWTQLSGRKLQNWAPSAWAPTLCWTSTSRGGRRMMTLQKSLGLRPGPPPRYCWNRAACWCSAAPPTRASSTASPPPAKTRWTPPPCRPTRPPARRRGPEPAWCAAPGSR; from the exons ATGGCTGGGAGGGGGATGGGGATGTTGAATTTGGAAATTGGAGGGGACGCTGGTGGACG GATTAGGTGCAAGGAGTTGGTGGTGATGGAGGAGCAGGACGCCAGAGTCCCGGCCCTGGAACCATTCAGAGTGGAGCAG GCACCACCTGTAATCTACTATGTCCCAGACTTCATCTCCAAAGAAGAGGAGGAGTATTTGCTTCGACAG GTTTTTAATGCCCCAAAGCCAAAGTGGACCCAGCTCTCTGGGAGAAAGTTACAGAACTGGG CACCATCAGCCTGGGCTCCCACACTGTGCTGGACTTCTACGAGCCGCGGCGGCCGGAGGATGATGACCCTACAGAAGAG cctcggcctccgcCCCGGCCCACCACCTCGCTACTGCTGGAACCGCGCAGCCTGCTGGTGCTCCGCGGCCCCGCCTACACGCGCCTCCTCCACGGCAtcgccgccgcccgcgaagacGCGCTGGACGCCGCCTCCCTGCCGCCCAACGCGGCCGCCTGCCCGTCGGCGCGGCCCGGAGCCTGCCTGGTGCGCGGCACCCGGGTCTCGCTGA
- the ALKBH6 gene encoding alpha-ketoglutarate-dependent dioxygenase alkB homolog 6 isoform X7, whose amino-acid sequence MAGRGMGMLNLEIGGDAGGRIRCKELVVMEEQDARVPALEPFRVEQAPPVIYYVPDFISKEEEEYLLRQVFNAPKPKWTQLSGRKLQNWGGLPHPRGMVPERLPPWLQRYVDKVSDLSLFGGLPANHVLVNQYLPGEGIMPHEDGPLYYPTVSTISLGSHTVLDFYEPRRPEDDDPTEEPLLGTR is encoded by the exons ATGGCTGGGAGGGGGATGGGGATGTTGAATTTGGAAATTGGAGGGGACGCTGGTGGACG GATTAGGTGCAAGGAGTTGGTGGTGATGGAGGAGCAGGACGCCAGAGTCCCGGCCCTGGAACCATTCAGAGTGGAGCAG GCACCACCTGTAATCTACTATGTCCCAGACTTCATCTCCAAAGAAGAGGAGGAGTATTTGCTTCGACAG GTTTTTAATGCCCCAAAGCCAAAGTGGACCCAGCTCTCTGGGAGAAAGTTACAGAACTGGG GTGGGCTTCCCCATCCCCGGGGGATGGTTCCTGAGCGGCTGCCCCCATGGCTCCAGCGCTACGTGGACAAAGTGTCTGACCTCAGCCTCTTTGGAGGCCTCCCAGCTAACCATGTCCTTGTGAACCAGTATCTGCCTGGGGAGGGCATCATG CCCCACGAGGACGGACCACTGTACTACCCAACTGTCAGCACCATCAGCCTGGGCTCCCACACTGTGCTGGACTTCTACGAGCCGCGGCGGCCGGAGGATGATGACCCTACAGAAGAG CCTTTGCTGGGGACTCGCTGA
- the ALKBH6 gene encoding alpha-ketoglutarate-dependent dioxygenase alkB homolog 6 isoform X12, whose translation MAGRGMGMLNLEIGGDAGGRIRCKELVVMEEQDARVPALEPFRVEQAPPVIYYVPDFISKEEEEYLLRQVTSVPFWFLMPQSQSGPSSLGESYRTGPHEDGPLYYPTVSTISLGSHTVLDFYEPRRPEDDDPTEEPLLGTR comes from the exons ATGGCTGGGAGGGGGATGGGGATGTTGAATTTGGAAATTGGAGGGGACGCTGGTGGACG GATTAGGTGCAAGGAGTTGGTGGTGATGGAGGAGCAGGACGCCAGAGTCCCGGCCCTGGAACCATTCAGAGTGGAGCAG GCACCACCTGTAATCTACTATGTCCCAGACTTCATCTCCAAAGAAGAGGAGGAGTATTTGCTTCGACAGGTGACCTCAGTGCCCTTCTG GTTTTTAATGCCCCAAAGCCAAAGTGGACCCAGCTCTCTGGGAGAAAGTTACAGAACTGGG CCCCACGAGGACGGACCACTGTACTACCCAACTGTCAGCACCATCAGCCTGGGCTCCCACACTGTGCTGGACTTCTACGAGCCGCGGCGGCCGGAGGATGATGACCCTACAGAAGAG CCTTTGCTGGGGACTCGCTGA
- the ALKBH6 gene encoding alpha-ketoglutarate-dependent dioxygenase alkB homolog 6 isoform X10, whose protein sequence is MAGRGMGMLNLEIGGDAGGRIRCKELVVMEEQDARVPALEPFRVEQAPPVIYYVPDFISKEEEEYLLRQVFNAPKPKWTQLSGRKLQNWGGLPHPRGMVPERLPPWLQRYVDKVSDLSLFGGLPANHVLVNQYLPGEGIMHHQPGLPHCAGLLRAAAAGG, encoded by the exons ATGGCTGGGAGGGGGATGGGGATGTTGAATTTGGAAATTGGAGGGGACGCTGGTGGACG GATTAGGTGCAAGGAGTTGGTGGTGATGGAGGAGCAGGACGCCAGAGTCCCGGCCCTGGAACCATTCAGAGTGGAGCAG GCACCACCTGTAATCTACTATGTCCCAGACTTCATCTCCAAAGAAGAGGAGGAGTATTTGCTTCGACAG GTTTTTAATGCCCCAAAGCCAAAGTGGACCCAGCTCTCTGGGAGAAAGTTACAGAACTGGG GTGGGCTTCCCCATCCCCGGGGGATGGTTCCTGAGCGGCTGCCCCCATGGCTCCAGCGCTACGTGGACAAAGTGTCTGACCTCAGCCTCTTTGGAGGCCTCCCAGCTAACCATGTCCTTGTGAACCAGTATCTGCCTGGGGAGGGCATCATG CACCATCAGCCTGGGCTCCCACACTGTGCTGGACTTCTACGAGCCGCGGCGGCCGGAGGATGA